ATACTCGTGGATATATCTTACCTGTCTGTGTGTGTCTTACTACTTCGTTTAGACGAACTGTGAACTAACATATCATCTATGGAGTAATATTAATCTACCATTGTCCAGTAGTACTTCTATCTGAAATTCTAACAATTCATTTTAGTATTGTTCTCTGGTTATGGACCAGGGCAATAGCTCTTAGATTGGTACAGTGGACGTTGTCGCCTAAAaagcctaatatatatatatatattttaatgcaGCTATATGCATGGTGTGCGTGGACAGCTGCCTCACTGACTGCATGCTCACACAAAGAGGACAGATATGGGGTTGCCCAGATCTCTGGTAGTAATGCTGCTGTAATGTCCACACTGATTTCTTGCCTTCTTGCTGTTGAAACATACATGGGGAAGAAGACCACTTTGCAGTCTGCTAATCAGTTCATGGGGTCAACTGGTTTTAAATTGAGAAACTCGAGCATGGCTAATACTGGCACAAGCAAAAAGAGAGCCGGCCCGCTTCATTCAAAAGCATATGCTGTTGCTGATGTTCTGAGGAACTCGATCTACCAGATTGTGTCTGCTTTCCATGATCAGATGGCAAGCAGTGCTAAAAAGGGCGACAAGGATTGGATCATTAACAGCAAGCCTCCTTTCGGACCACGCGAACTTCTTGTGCAGAAACTGCGTCTATTCCTTGACTTTCGAGCCAGCTaagttcttgttaatttttccgGGATTCAAGCCTCTTCCTTTAATCATTGAACTTGCTTGCGGCATGCATACAAAGAGCTGGTTTTGTTTCTTAACCCTGAAAATGACTGGTGGATGGGATGAGCTGAAGGACATAATCCCCATTTATTACAAAGAGATATCATATTTGGATCCTATAAATTAAGTTGTATGGTTGATAGGAAGCACTTGCATCGACTGTTTTAccgaaataaaaaatttccagTTTACTTCGTGTTATCGCGTATTAAACTCTGCTAGTTGGATTAAATTGGATTAATTTGGTAGGAAATCAAAAATATTTCCCATGTTTTACTTTGTTCTTATTGCTTAATACACAGTGCGAGTTGGATTAAGTTTGGTTAAGAAATTAGGGTATGGCCTGGATCAAATTAGTCTTGCTTTACTCAAACTATTGCTAGCATGTcaactaattaatttttgtatttctgGCCCTCTTTGCTGGGATGATGATTTCAGCAAATAAAAAGTTGGCAAAAAGGAACGACTTTTCGCTTTcttattttgttagttttttttttttttttaatttttttttaagtacgttgatatttttatactaaaggAAGAGATAGTTCGACTAAACAACACAATGAGTAGCCTAATTTGATGTCGAATTCAtcattcacgagattcgaacatcagacatctcattttcaagtgaaaataaatactactagatcatagtactaagtcatttttattttgtttgtttggcttAACTGTTCGTGTCAAGTGCAATAacaataactaaaaattgggtCCACgagtttacaaatttattttcgtcaaattagttttattttttacggATTCAAATTAGTGTTTTATGTATTTACACTCCAAAAAAGTTAATGGTGGAATAAATACGAAGTAAAAGAGTGCGTCATGACTTTATATTGGTACAAGAACAAtttctatttttgttatttgggTTTAGTCATATGATAGATCATTGCTAGTGAATCACACAATGGTGGTCAAAAAGAGGCTGAAATGCGTCTGTAAACCTTCTCGACCTCCATAAGGATGAATTGATGTGACAAGGTCACTAGCTggtcttcttaaaaaaaaaatctaatagaTCATAGCTAGATATCAAACTTATCATCTTTATATGAGATAATGAGAGTTTAACTTGGCACTTCcattttaaagtaaaaaaatatatcaataaattGTAATTCTAGCGATTTATTTACGACGAGCTATGTGTGAACATAAATACTACATGTAATGTCATAGTTGTCTAGCTGTCTCTAGTCATCTATTGCTATAGACttagagctcgtttggatgtatttttaaaatgactgaaaacgcttttagtgaaaatatttttgaaaacaatTCTTTGTAAAAATGCTAGTAAAtcctggaaaagcacttaaagtgctttttggaagaagcacataattggCTTCTCgtagaaagcacttaaagtgcttttaaaatccaaaaatattttctctaaaaacactttcagtcattttaaaagcacatttaAACGAGACCTTAGACGTTTTGTGGATGAGACTTTTTGTGAATCAACTTTTGATTCTTAAATTAAATTGGTAACATTTTATCCTCTTGATGATGATTATAAAATTGcactttacatttttttattatgaatgAGTATAAAATTGCACTTAACAAACCACAAGCAACATATGATTTCAGAATTCGGGGGCATGTGCTTCAGATTCTAAACTCCTCATTCTTTTAAactattgtaatagttttgaacttttttttaataataataatcaattaaaaaatatatgattttAGAATTGAcatgttatttaaaaaaaaaaaaaaattctaaacaaaGACATCTCAAGTCGATTCTTACGAACAAAACTATATACACAAGAAagattatcaaaataaaaatgattaatTTAAAGATTATAGTCCGCTAAATTATCGTGGTAAAATTAGAATTCCcgttttataacaaaaaattcgCGTTTATAGGAAGTACCGAGGAAGAGGTGCGAAAACTGAACTGAATCCACCACTACGTGTTGAAAGTCCAATAAGGTCATTACGTACTTCTTCCCCATGACTAATCGTTGTCCCAAAATTTAAAGTTGACATGATCTGCCGATTTATATCCCTCGTTGTTTCAAACAATTACCAATTGCCACTGCATCATTTGGGGAGTGGCAGTCTTGATACTTTATCCATGAGCAAGGTTAACCTTGAAGAGGTTAGGAGATTTGGGTTTCCCAGCATGTGAACTTGTCTCCATCGACAAGAACAAGTctaaataaaatacaaatgGTCAATCAAACACTGCGTAATTCCATGTTTTAGTCTTTGTCCCACGCGTGACAcattcattttttcttgtatATAATTCATCCCTCGATCCCTTGTATTCTAATTTccaattactccaaaattctgAGCCCTCTTTTGAACTCGTCGGAGTTTATAGCTTCAGCGGTAGAACGCTCGTCCTATCTTCCGGCCGTGTGTTTAGAAATTTGAGCTGGAGGCAACCATGGCGCTATCAACTAAGATGTACACCCATCTTCCGGCCAGTGAAGCCGCTGCCAGTGCAACCCGGTTTTCCCTAATCCGGGCTAGCCATCATCAAGAAGCTGTTCTTGATCATCCCCATCAAACCAAGACATCAAACAAAGCCAACCGTTTAGCTGAATCGCTAGCCAACCTCCTCCACCTCCACATAGATACTCCTCAAAGAACCAACATTCACCCTGCTAATTGGAATATGATCACAGAAGAGAGCCATTCAACTCCCACTACTTCTCCGAAAGACAACATATCCGAAAAATGGCGCGAAATCCACGGCTCAAATGATTGGGAGGGTCTTTTGGACCCTCTCCACCCTTGGATAAGAAGAGAGATTGTCAAATATGGTGAGTTTGCACAAGCAACGTATGACGCTTTTGATTTCGATTTCTTCTCCGAGTACTGCGGGAGCTGCAGGTACAACAAAAACAAGCTTTTTGATGTGTTGGGTCTAGACAAAAATGGCTACAATGTTAGCAAGTACATTTATGCAATGTCACACATCGACATGCCGCAGTGGCTGGAGAGGTCACACTTGGCTGACACATGGAGCAAGCATTCCAACTGGATGGGGTATGTTGCCGTGAGCGACGAGGAGGAGACTAGGAGGATTGGGAGGAGGGACATTGTGGTGGCGTGGCGGGGGACCGTGGTGCCATCGGAGTGGTATGAGGATATGCAAAGGAAATTGGAGCCAATTGGGGGTGGAGATGCCAAAGTGGAACATGGGTTCCATGGGATTTACACTGCCAAGAGTGACACCACAAGGTACAATAAGTCTAGTGCATCAGAGCAAGTCATGAAAGAAGTGACTAGGCTTGTGGAGTTGTACCAAGCAAAAGGTGAAGAAGTGAGCCTTACAATCACAGGGCATAGCTTGGGAGGTGCATTGGCTTTGGTCAATGCCTATGAAGCTGCCGAAAAACTCCCTGGCCTTCCGATAAGCGTAATTTCCTTTGGCGCCCCTAGGGTTGGAAACATTGCCTTCAAGGAAGAGCTACACCAAATGGGAGTCAAGACATTGAGGGTTGTGGTTAAACAAGACATGGTTCCGAAAATGCCGGGGCTTGTTTTGAATGAGAGTCTTCAGAAGTTTGATGACATTACGGGCACATTGGATTGGGTTTACACACATGTTGGGGCTGAATTGAAGCTCGAAGTTGGTTTTTCGCCTTATCTCAA
This genomic stretch from Pyrus communis chromosome 2, drPyrComm1.1, whole genome shotgun sequence harbors:
- the LOC137726641 gene encoding phospholipase A1-Igamma1, chloroplastic-like, which translates into the protein MALSTKMYTHLPASEAAASATRFSLIRASHHQEAVLDHPHQTKTSNKANRLAESLANLLHLHIDTPQRTNIHPANWNMITEESHSTPTTSPKDNISEKWREIHGSNDWEGLLDPLHPWIRREIVKYGEFAQATYDAFDFDFFSEYCGSCRYNKNKLFDVLGLDKNGYNVSKYIYAMSHIDMPQWLERSHLADTWSKHSNWMGYVAVSDEEETRRIGRRDIVVAWRGTVVPSEWYEDMQRKLEPIGGGDAKVEHGFHGIYTAKSDTTRYNKSSASEQVMKEVTRLVELYQAKGEEVSLTITGHSLGGALALVNAYEAAEKLPGLPISVISFGAPRVGNIAFKEELHQMGVKTLRVVVKQDMVPKMPGLVLNESLQKFDDITGTLDWVYTHVGAELKLEVGFSPYLKRGGFNLPGFHSLETYLHLVDGFLSTETTFRSNARRDIALVNKGCDMLVDDLRIPQCWYQLPHKGLVRNAHGRWVKPKRDPEDIPSPAREAQAQAHALQLEMMQPSSDYILESFI